A single window of Fischerella sp. PCC 9605 DNA harbors:
- the lspA gene encoding signal peptidase II — protein MRFKNQHFWLAAFIAFVLDQLTKYWVVQTFDLRESLPLLPGIFHLTYVTNTGAAFSLFSGKVEWLRWLSLGVSLALIALAWFGPLLNRWEQLGYGLILGGAMGNGIDRFALGYVVDFLDFRLINFPVFNFADVFINVGIACLLIATFQKTPTSHRR, from the coding sequence ATGCGTTTTAAAAATCAACACTTCTGGCTTGCTGCCTTTATTGCTTTTGTCTTAGATCAACTCACAAAATACTGGGTGGTGCAAACCTTCGACTTGAGAGAGTCACTACCATTATTACCTGGTATATTTCACCTTACCTATGTCACAAACACGGGTGCAGCTTTTAGCTTGTTTTCAGGGAAAGTAGAGTGGTTGCGCTGGCTATCTTTGGGAGTAAGTTTGGCATTAATAGCATTAGCATGGTTTGGCCCGTTATTGAATCGTTGGGAGCAGTTGGGCTATGGCTTGATTTTAGGTGGTGCTATGGGTAATGGTATAGATCGCTTCGCTTTAGGCTATGTTGTTGATTTTCTCGATTTTCGACTTATTAACTTCCCTGTATTTAATTTCGCAGATGTGTTTATTAATGTTGGTATTGCCTGCCTACTAATAGCTACCTTCCAAAAAACACCGACATCACATCGCAGGTAA
- a CDS encoding transglycosylase domain-containing protein: MSSPQPPQKPQTLLGQITQAVQTIQARVDFSKLALKPNARVPELWVQDAGADKAEVYPLLGDRYILGRSSKSSDIVVRNPVVSQIHLSLSRDSTQRQPVFIIKDENSTNGIYRGKRRIASLELRHGDILTLGPPELAASVRLQYVDPPPWYIKATTWAAYGVGGVTALMVLVIGVEWLKFSVRPLPIATRAPVIVYAGDGETPLREPRNTAHVDMKRLQDFGPYLPAAVIASEDSRYYWHFGVDPYGILRAVLINTRSGGVQQGASTVTQQVARSLFRDYVGRQDSLGRKVREAIVSFKLETFYSKDQILLTYLNRVFLGADTSGFEDAARYYFDKSAKELTLAEAATLVGILPAPNGFNFCGDNESKTRIIEYRNRVIRRMLERGKIKQDEYNRARRSPIEISPKVCEQQAKTIAPYFYSYVFQELESILGKDLAAEGNFIIETKLDREVQDLAEAALRNHVNDAGRSFNFSQGAMVTLDSSTGAILAMVGGTDYRTSQYNRAFQAQRQPGSTFKVFAYTAAMEQGISPGRSYSCAPFPWQGFTYKPCRSGAGGSLDVATGLALSENPIALRLARDVGLNKVVETARRLGVKSELDPVPGLVLGQSVVNVLEMTGAFGAIGNRGVWNRPHAITRILDSSECRDRNDLKTCRVIYSFDQDTEANRRVLRTDVADTMTRLLRGVVTNGTGSRAAIGDLSVSGKTGTTDKNVDLWFIGFIPSRRLVTGVWLGNDNNSPTSGSSAQAAELWGNYMRRVIR; this comes from the coding sequence ATGAGTTCCCCCCAACCCCCTCAAAAGCCACAAACTTTGCTTGGTCAGATAACGCAAGCAGTACAGACAATTCAAGCTAGGGTTGATTTTTCCAAACTGGCGCTTAAGCCTAATGCCAGAGTACCAGAACTTTGGGTGCAGGATGCGGGGGCGGACAAGGCGGAAGTATATCCGCTGTTGGGCGATCGCTATATACTCGGTCGCAGTTCCAAATCCTCCGATATTGTCGTCCGTAACCCAGTTGTCAGCCAAATTCATTTGTCACTGTCGCGGGATTCGACTCAACGGCAACCAGTTTTTATCATCAAAGATGAAAACTCCACCAATGGTATTTATCGTGGCAAGCGTCGGATCGCATCCTTAGAATTGCGTCACGGCGATATCCTCACCTTGGGGCCGCCAGAACTTGCTGCTTCAGTGCGGCTGCAATATGTCGACCCACCCCCTTGGTACATCAAAGCAACAACTTGGGCAGCTTACGGTGTAGGCGGTGTTACTGCCTTAATGGTTCTTGTCATTGGTGTTGAATGGCTGAAATTTTCCGTAAGACCCCTACCTATAGCCACTCGTGCTCCTGTCATTGTATACGCGGGCGATGGAGAAACACCTCTGCGTGAGCCAAGGAATACCGCTCATGTAGACATGAAGCGATTGCAAGACTTCGGTCCCTATTTGCCTGCGGCTGTGATTGCTTCTGAGGACAGCCGTTATTACTGGCACTTTGGAGTTGACCCCTATGGAATTTTACGAGCTGTGCTGATTAACACCCGCAGTGGTGGTGTTCAGCAAGGAGCTAGTACAGTTACCCAGCAAGTCGCTCGTAGTTTATTTCGCGATTATGTGGGTAGACAGGATTCCCTAGGTCGGAAGGTTCGAGAAGCGATTGTTTCCTTCAAGTTAGAAACGTTTTACAGCAAAGACCAGATTTTGCTGACTTACTTAAATCGAGTCTTCTTGGGGGCTGATACTTCTGGCTTTGAGGATGCCGCTCGATATTATTTTGATAAGTCAGCCAAAGAATTAACTTTGGCAGAAGCAGCTACTTTGGTGGGAATTTTACCTGCTCCCAACGGTTTTAATTTCTGCGGAGATAACGAAAGTAAAACACGGATTATTGAGTACCGCAATCGCGTGATCAGGCGGATGCTGGAGAGGGGCAAAATCAAACAAGATGAGTATAACCGAGCTAGGCGATCGCCCATTGAAATCAGCCCGAAAGTTTGCGAACAACAAGCAAAGACAATTGCACCGTATTTTTACAGTTACGTTTTCCAAGAACTCGAATCCATCTTGGGAAAAGACTTGGCAGCTGAAGGCAACTTTATTATTGAAACTAAGCTAGATCGAGAAGTTCAAGATCTGGCAGAAGCAGCCTTGCGTAACCATGTGAACGACGCTGGGAGAAGTTTTAACTTTTCTCAAGGGGCTATGGTTACGCTTGATTCCAGCACAGGGGCGATCCTAGCGATGGTGGGCGGTACTGATTATAGAACTAGCCAATATAATCGTGCTTTTCAAGCTCAAAGGCAACCAGGTTCAACCTTCAAAGTTTTTGCTTACACGGCCGCTATGGAACAGGGAATTTCACCAGGAAGGTCGTATTCCTGCGCTCCTTTTCCTTGGCAGGGTTTTACGTACAAGCCCTGTCGGAGCGGTGCTGGTGGTAGTTTAGATGTTGCTACAGGTCTTGCCCTTTCGGAAAATCCCATTGCTTTACGGCTTGCCCGAGATGTTGGATTGAATAAAGTGGTGGAGACAGCACGACGTCTGGGAGTGAAGTCAGAACTAGATCCAGTGCCGGGGTTAGTATTGGGTCAAAGCGTGGTCAATGTTTTGGAGATGACTGGCGCTTTTGGGGCAATTGGCAATCGCGGTGTGTGGAATCGTCCCCATGCGATCACCCGGATTTTAGACAGCAGTGAATGCCGCGATCGCAATGATTTAAAAACTTGCCGTGTGATCTACTCCTTTGACCAAGATACCGAAGCTAACAGACGCGTGTTGCGTACAGATGTAGCTGATACCATGACTCGTTTACTACGCGGAGTAGTTACAAACGGTACTGGTAGTCGTGCTGCCATTGGGGATCTGTCAGTATCTGGAAAAACTGGTACAACTGACAAAAACGTAGACTTGTGGTTTATTGGTTTTATTCCTAGCCGTCGGTTGGTAACTGGTGTTTGGCTGGGTAACGATAACAATTCCCCCACATCTGGTAGTAGCGCTCAAGCTGCTGAACTATGGGGGAATTACATGAGGAGAGTTATAAGGTAA
- a CDS encoding DUF4335 domain-containing protein, with amino-acid sequence MNIQRKYSLPNCTLLLEGLSDAARAAQFQELRPALSILVNAECYLSGYTQPLSGGREFFESLVRAVSAYAQEFLSNVYHPQAHNFESELVQIQKIDNNRHRLIVHSEVPGGQIVQVNSYGNAKQSLQIDLNTVQLFDLVEAVDQFFADSQTLPELSLELQPVPRRYGNTGQALVKQALPASVGVTSLAAAAIAFAVIPPPEVRPPEPTTQNRSGSTISGVNSSSTPATTSSPTANEQVAATPTFTPTPTANEQLAATPTFTPTPIATTTTNPTSTTSPAIQDLEALLNTVPEITDASQLRALNRQIYNQINPAWSNRQGLNQDLVFRVGVAADGAIVGYKAVNSDSNQAVDQTPLPNLLYNPANRASITNEPIAQFRVVFTKVGVLQVSPWRGYTKAPDVVGSKITDPNQITQLNQKLYDTIRQNWRSTPSYQRDLKYRVAVNKDGIIADYEPLNQMAFDYFRETPLPQMFQSVYGSNIAAPNNQEPLAHFQVIFQPNGKLEVMPWQGYQ; translated from the coding sequence ATGAATATTCAACGTAAATACAGTCTACCGAATTGTACGTTACTTTTAGAGGGTTTAAGTGATGCCGCCAGGGCTGCACAGTTTCAGGAACTGCGCCCAGCACTGTCAATATTGGTAAATGCAGAATGTTATTTATCTGGCTATACTCAACCACTATCTGGAGGCAGGGAATTTTTTGAAAGCTTGGTAAGGGCTGTTAGTGCCTATGCCCAAGAATTTTTGAGTAATGTTTATCACCCACAAGCCCACAATTTTGAATCAGAGTTAGTACAGATACAAAAAATTGACAATAACCGACACAGGTTGATCGTACATTCGGAAGTTCCTGGTGGGCAAATTGTGCAGGTTAATTCCTACGGCAATGCTAAGCAGTCACTTCAAATTGATTTGAATACAGTACAGTTATTCGATCTAGTAGAAGCTGTTGACCAATTTTTTGCTGATTCCCAAACTTTACCAGAGCTATCACTAGAATTACAACCGGTTCCCAGACGCTATGGCAACACAGGTCAAGCCTTGGTCAAACAGGCACTGCCAGCTAGTGTAGGGGTAACGAGTTTGGCAGCAGCAGCGATCGCTTTTGCCGTCATACCACCTCCCGAAGTACGTCCACCAGAACCAACAACACAAAATCGGAGTGGCTCAACTATCTCTGGCGTCAATAGTTCTTCTACACCTGCTACCACTTCTTCACCAACAGCTAACGAGCAAGTAGCAGCTACTCCCACATTTACTCCAACGCCAACAGCTAATGAACAACTAGCAGCTACTCCCACATTTACTCCGACGCCAATTGCTACAACTACTACGAATCCTACATCTACTACATCACCTGCGATTCAAGATTTAGAAGCACTTTTAAATACCGTTCCTGAAATTACAGACGCATCTCAGCTACGTGCATTAAATCGTCAAATTTATAACCAAATTAATCCCGCTTGGTCTAATCGCCAAGGATTAAATCAGGATTTAGTCTTTCGCGTCGGTGTGGCAGCAGATGGGGCGATCGTTGGCTATAAGGCTGTGAACTCAGATTCAAATCAGGCAGTCGATCAAACTCCCCTACCTAACTTACTTTACAATCCTGCTAACCGCGCTTCCATCACTAATGAACCAATAGCGCAATTCCGAGTTGTTTTTACTAAAGTTGGTGTACTACAAGTTAGTCCTTGGCGGGGATACACAAAAGCGCCTGATGTTGTTGGTTCAAAAATTACTGACCCCAACCAAATCACACAATTAAATCAAAAACTTTACGATACCATTCGCCAAAATTGGCGTAGCACTCCCAGCTATCAGCGTGATTTAAAGTACCGCGTAGCAGTTAACAAAGATGGTATCATTGCCGACTACGAACCACTCAACCAAATGGCATTTGATTACTTTCGGGAAACACCGCTTCCTCAAATGTTCCAATCTGTTTACGGTTCAAATATTGCAGCTCCAAATAATCAAGAGCCTCTCGCTCACTTCCAGGTGATCTTCCAGCCTAATGGCAAACTAGAAGTTATGCCTTGGCAGGGGTATCAATAA
- a CDS encoding DUF3038 domain-containing protein: protein MSVSASLTPFNSPTPPSPPMILDTLPDPAIEGQGCPRKTRVEIDLVLLAIEALELGGSEAILSFAQELELKGIIKDRVNLWRMRSTNPLRRAHMRRSLTITEAKALVVITCYLARRLTVVIRQLLMIYQQLNEKQIPLEQNLRLSNYLERFRAHFKSRMNPRRSGLIALNSDEKLDELAIELLGKLLFCTGTAGMQRFWISLFDGEVE from the coding sequence ATGAGTGTCTCCGCTAGTTTAACGCCTTTTAATAGTCCAACCCCCCCGTCACCGCCGATGATTTTGGATACTTTACCCGATCCTGCAATTGAAGGACAGGGTTGCCCCCGTAAAACTCGGGTGGAAATTGACTTGGTTTTACTCGCAATTGAGGCTTTAGAACTAGGTGGTTCAGAAGCTATTTTGTCATTTGCACAAGAGTTGGAACTAAAAGGAATTATTAAAGACAGGGTGAATTTATGGCGAATGCGTAGCACTAACCCTCTAAGACGAGCGCACATGCGCCGCTCTTTAACAATAACGGAGGCAAAAGCCCTAGTGGTAATTACTTGCTATTTAGCGCGGCGATTAACAGTTGTAATACGCCAGTTGCTAATGATATATCAGCAACTGAATGAAAAACAGATTCCATTAGAGCAGAATTTGCGCTTATCTAATTATTTAGAGCGATTTAGAGCGCATTTTAAAAGCCGAATGAACCCGCGACGTTCTGGTTTAATAGCGTTAAACTCAGATGAAAAATTAGATGAATTGGCTATAGAGTTGTTAGGAAAATTACTATTTTGTACAGGTACGGCTGGCATGCAGCGGTTCTGGATTTCTCTTTTTGACGGTGAAGTGGAATGA
- a CDS encoding adenine phosphoribosyltransferase encodes MDLKSLIRDIPDFPKPGILFRDITTLLRNPEGLRYTIDLFTQKILDAGLKADYVVGMESRGFMFGTPLAYQLGAGFIPVRKPGKLPAAVHSIEYELEYGTDCLEVHQDALHPDSRVLIVDDLIATGGTASATAQLVQKIGCELVGFGFIIELQDLQGRKNLPDVPIVTLVEY; translated from the coding sequence ATGGATCTAAAGTCTCTGATTCGTGATATACCAGATTTTCCTAAACCCGGAATTTTATTTCGGGATATCACTACACTGCTGCGGAATCCGGAGGGATTGCGCTATACCATTGACTTGTTTACACAAAAAATTCTGGATGCTGGACTGAAAGCTGATTACGTGGTGGGCATGGAGTCGCGAGGGTTCATGTTTGGCACACCTCTGGCTTATCAATTAGGAGCAGGTTTTATTCCTGTTCGCAAGCCAGGTAAGCTACCAGCAGCAGTACATTCGATTGAATATGAACTAGAGTATGGTACAGATTGTCTAGAAGTACATCAAGACGCTTTGCACCCAGACAGCCGAGTTTTGATTGTAGACGACCTGATCGCTACGGGTGGAACTGCAAGCGCCACAGCGCAGTTAGTACAGAAAATTGGCTGCGAACTGGTAGGATTTGGGTTTATTATCGAGCTACAGGATTTGCAAGGGCGTAAAAATCTACCAGATGTGCCAATTGTCACTCTGGTCGAATACTAG
- a CDS encoding ABC transporter permease, with product MTTTRISLETSRDWLVKLVTSETFLYVMKRVLQALLTLLLASALSFFIIQLAPGDYVDTLRQNPKISPERIEELKQQFGLDRSWPEQYLLWLWRIVTKGDFGTSFVYQRSVASLIWERVPATLLLAIASLIVTWAIAIPLGIVAAVKQNRPTDRILQVISYAGQGFPSFITALVLLIFAQMTAPLFPVGGMTSINHAELTWFGKILDVGWHMILPTIALSITSFAGLQRITRGELLDVLRQDYIQTARAKGLPENRVIYVHALRNAINPLITLLGFELASLLSGAFIAEFFFNWPGLGRLALQAVQAQDLYLLMASLVMGAVLLIVGNLIADLLLKVADPRISLENLN from the coding sequence ATGACTACTACGAGAATTTCCTTGGAGACAAGTCGGGATTGGCTGGTGAAGCTAGTCACGAGTGAGACGTTTCTTTATGTGATGAAGCGGGTATTGCAGGCGCTGTTGACTTTGTTGTTGGCGTCGGCTTTGTCATTTTTCATCATTCAACTTGCTCCCGGGGATTATGTAGACACGCTGCGGCAAAACCCCAAAATATCGCCTGAAAGAATTGAAGAACTCAAGCAGCAATTTGGTTTAGATCGATCTTGGCCGGAACAATATCTTCTGTGGTTGTGGCGGATCGTCACTAAGGGTGATTTTGGCACAAGTTTTGTTTATCAACGCTCGGTGGCGTCACTAATCTGGGAGAGAGTACCAGCAACTTTACTGTTGGCGATCGCTTCTTTGATTGTCACTTGGGCGATCGCTATTCCTTTAGGGATAGTTGCCGCCGTGAAACAAAATCGCCCCACTGACCGGATTTTGCAAGTAATTAGCTACGCTGGCCAAGGATTTCCCAGCTTCATCACAGCCCTAGTGCTGCTGATTTTTGCTCAAATGACTGCCCCTTTGTTTCCAGTGGGTGGCATGACTAGCATCAATCACGCCGAATTGACGTGGTTTGGCAAAATCCTTGATGTTGGCTGGCACATGATTTTACCCACCATCGCCTTAAGTATCACTAGCTTTGCTGGCTTACAGCGCATCACTCGCGGTGAATTGCTGGATGTACTGCGTCAAGATTACATCCAAACGGCTCGTGCGAAAGGATTACCAGAAAACCGGGTGATATACGTTCACGCTTTGCGTAATGCCATCAACCCCTTAATTACTTTGTTGGGTTTTGAGTTAGCTAGTTTATTAAGCGGTGCCTTCATTGCTGAATTTTTCTTCAACTGGCCTGGTTTGGGGAGATTGGCTTTGCAAGCAGTGCAAGCTCAAGATTTGTATTTACTGATGGCAAGTTTGGTAATGGGTGCGGTACTGCTCATAGTTGGTAACTTAATAGCAGATTTGCTGCTAAAGGTCGCCGATCCTCGCATCAGCCTGGAAAATCTAAATTAG
- a CDS encoding pentapeptide repeat-containing protein, which translates to MKFRIVAAFTLLACVGFTEQAFGFNQLDVDQLKASGACPRCDLSGADLTKMNLTGANLREANLKVAILSGANLVNADLTSANLEGATLTGANLAGASLTGAYLKGASLENTNLSFAGFISANLEGANLKGAREQFTNYRGANFRLTILPNGVISSNKPYWWSLQRLNPKQCNKFEGDINGSTCHGD; encoded by the coding sequence ATGAAATTCCGGATTGTCGCTGCTTTCACTTTATTAGCTTGTGTTGGATTTACAGAGCAGGCTTTTGGATTCAATCAACTAGACGTAGACCAACTGAAAGCATCAGGTGCTTGTCCTCGGTGCGATTTAAGTGGTGCTGATTTAACTAAAATGAATTTGACTGGAGCAAATTTGCGAGAAGCTAACTTAAAGGTGGCCATTTTATCTGGTGCTAATCTCGTAAATGCCGATCTTACAAGTGCAAATCTGGAAGGTGCTACATTAACTGGAGCAAATCTTGCTGGTGCTTCCTTGACAGGTGCGTATTTGAAAGGAGCATCCCTAGAAAATACAAATTTGAGTTTTGCTGGTTTTATTAGCGCTAATCTCGAAGGTGCTAACCTCAAGGGTGCTAGGGAGCAGTTTACCAATTATCGAGGCGCAAACTTCCGACTGACCATTTTGCCCAATGGTGTTATCTCTTCTAATAAACCCTATTGGTGGTCGTTACAGCGCTTGAATCCGAAACAATGTAATAAATTTGAGGGCGATATCAATGGCTCAACCTGTCATGGAGATTAA